Genomic segment of Peribacillus frigoritolerans:
CGTTTCTTACACCAGCTCTATGATCATTTTCATTATATACTGGTGCCACTAATAAATTAGGTCCCCACATATATTGATATTGTGTTTCTGTACCATACGTATTTGGATCATCAGGGTATTCTAACATCATCCCTCTAATCATGGGCATTGATTTTGATGTTGATTCTTCTGCAATCGTATAAATATACGGCATCATTTGAGCTTTCAATTTTAGATACATTCTATTAATGGATGCATATGGTTCTCCATAATTCCAAGGATTTTTCGATTTACTATAATCGTCACCTGACGATGCCCATCCATCCATATCTATTTGAATAGGAGTGAATGCCTTCCATTGGTAATCTCGTGTCTGGATGACTTTATCTCCGCCAAATATACCATCCATATCTGAACCGACATTCGGATTACCTGATAAGCCTGCTCCAATGTAAGTTGGGATATGCATCTTAATATATTCCCAATCTCCTCCATATTGGTCACCAGACCATAATGATGCATAACGTTGCGTACCTGCCCATCCATCAAGAGAAATGACGAAAGGACGTGCCCCTTGGGAGTTTTCTGCTTTTTGTATTCCTTCTGCTGCTTGACGAGTTGCATTTAAAGCCATTGAATAACCTTGTCCAACCCATGCAACATCAGTCTTTATTGCTCTTACACCAGCTTGAACTTCACCGTCAAGATCTCTGCGTAAAGGGCTATCCTCTGGTAATCCGGGATCTGGATATAGATTACTTTGTGTCCATAAACCTACCTCAACATCTTTCGCATTAGCTTCTTTGACAAAACTCTTTAAATTATCTAATCCGCCATAACCGCAACCATACCCATCATTTGGTAAAAACCAACCTAAAGGCATATCATTACTGCCATATTCATTTAAATTATTTAGTCCATTTTTTAATAGTGTTCTTTGGTCCTTATGACCATTATGAGTTCCATTAAAGCAATCCGCCTTTCCTAAATAAAACCCATATTTCGGCATAAGAGCAGCTTTACCGGTTAGCTCCGTATATTCACCAATGATCTCTGGAATTGAATCTTCGACAAAATAATAAGCATCAAATCTTTTTTCATCATGAGAAAAGGTGGCTGTCTTTGAAAAATTATAAACTCCTGGCTTAAACGTATTACGCATTACACCATATCCTTCAGTACTTAAATAAAATGGAACTGGACTGGAAGCAGCACCTGCATCCCAACCGCCACCAATCGCAATATTTATTGAAGTATTTTTATGGGAATAGTATCCATTTTGTTGTCCGCCACCATAAAAATATTCATTCTCTTTTGTATCAAGAGTTTGCAATGTTTTTTCATCATTATATTTAAGCGGCTCTTTTTCACTCCAAAGAACTTGGGATTTTGTTTTATCATATAAGCTCATCTTTGAAGTAGCAATTTCAATTCTTAACTCTACAGATTTTGTAGAAATCTTATAAAAATTGGCATTGCTTTTATTAACCTTCACATTTATTTTTCCGTATTCTTTATTGTAATCGCGCACACTTTTTTCAATTATTTTTGTGACGTGATCAGGTTTATTTGGAGTCGGATATTCTGGAAAATCTCCTGCTGGGTCCAAGTGCAATCTAAATAGGTTGTCCTTAAGGAAACTAATTTTTATTTTTTCACCTGTTGAAAAATCAAGATAAACATCATTTCCGTCTTTTAGGATTTTCGTTACCAGGCCAATTTTCTTATACGTTTCATTAGCAACAGCCGAATTATTTAAGATTTTATCGTCCGAGGCTTTACCAGTTAAAGGAACTATTATTAAACATAAGATGACTAATAAAAACAAGCTTGCAAATTTTTCAAGATTAGCAATCTTCATTTTTCTTTTCAACAAAATATGCCTCCCTTACAAATTAATGATTCTCTTATTTTTTTGTCTTCTTCATTTCAACCTCTTCTATACTTGACTACACCATCAACAGCTGTGGCTAGAACATCTAACTTCTCATTCAGGACTACGTAATCAGCTATTTTCCCACTTGATAGGCTACCGAATTCCATATCTTTTCCTATGCTTGCTGCTGGTGATAATGAAGCACTGTGCCATATTTTATATAGCGGCTCACTGCTCCAACTTTTTAAATTTTTCACTCCATCTATTAGTTTCAAAGTGCTGCCAGCTAATGATCCTGTTTCTGTTCGAGCCATGCCATCTTTCATTACAACAGTGAATTCACCTAGTTGATATTCTCCATCAGGCATTAACCCTGCGCGCATACAGTCCGTAATTAGTACCAGCTTGTCCCCTTTAACACGTAACGCCAATGTTGCAATGTCTGGATGTACATGAAAACCATCACAAATTAATTCAGCAAAAGTGTTAGGATTCGTTAATGCCGCACCTACCACACCTGGGTCACGATGATGTAACCCTGACATCCCGTTAAATAAATGGACAAAGTTTTGGGCACCCGCATTAATGGCCCTCTTACAGCAAGCATGACTTGCGTCCGTATGTGCTATGCATACAAATACACCATCTTTACTTACATTATTAATAAACTCCAACGTGTTTTCTCGTTCAGGTGCCAGGGCAATTTTTACAATGGTTC
This window contains:
- the nagA gene encoding N-acetylglucosamine-6-phosphate deacetylase, producing the protein MKYYIKAERYLMENEEKQGGYLLVCNGLFGGFSETVPLGSDVIDWSGHIIAPGLFDTHIHGIKGYDIMDGTAEAVNEISKAILQLGVTRFLPTTLTSSKTDLNQAILAITEAVRQGLAGAQSEGIFLEGPYFSEQHKGAQNSIYFRDPDYEEFQEIKRLSEGTIVKIALAPERENTLEFINNVSKDGVFVCIAHTDASHACCKRAINAGAQNFVHLFNGMSGLHHRDPGVVGAALTNPNTFAELICDGFHVHPDIATLALRVKGDKLVLITDCMRAGLMPDGEYQLGEFTVVMKDGMARTETGSLAGSTLKLIDGVKNLKSWSSEPLYKIWHSASLSPAASIGKDMEFGSLSSGKIADYVVLNEKLDVLATAVDGVVKYRRG